From a region of the Sulfitobacter sp. S190 genome:
- a CDS encoding IclR family transcriptional regulator, whose protein sequence is MNKQITGSGTVGKALDVLDTVASFGRPVRFSELLADSPHPKATLYRLLQSLTHERLITHDAESGSYSLGLRLVQLAHSAWRQSSLAPIAAPTIEALAKETGETVHLAQIDNGQIIFVDKCRTSNIFETLAQPGRVAPAFCTGVGKAILAFLSADRLDRALTQQAFLQYTPNTHPSPASLMVELAQIAQDGIAFDREEHEQGIISIAAPILDGNDRVIGAVSIVTSTTRKSLDDLSVFRPALLAATARIGAEAHDWQFPAVS, encoded by the coding sequence ATGAACAAGCAGATCACCGGTTCTGGCACCGTTGGAAAGGCGCTGGATGTGCTTGATACAGTCGCGTCTTTCGGCCGTCCCGTGCGCTTTTCCGAACTGCTTGCCGATAGTCCCCATCCCAAGGCGACGTTGTACCGGCTTTTGCAATCGCTGACCCATGAACGACTGATAACGCATGACGCCGAATCGGGCAGCTACAGCCTCGGCCTGCGTCTGGTGCAGTTGGCCCATTCGGCCTGGCGACAAAGCTCGCTCGCCCCGATTGCCGCGCCCACCATCGAAGCATTGGCGAAGGAAACGGGCGAAACCGTGCACCTTGCACAGATCGACAATGGCCAGATCATCTTTGTCGACAAGTGCCGCACCAGCAACATTTTCGAAACGCTTGCCCAACCCGGGCGCGTGGCGCCGGCATTCTGTACCGGAGTGGGCAAGGCCATTCTCGCCTTTCTATCGGCTGACCGGCTCGACCGCGCGCTGACCCAGCAGGCGTTCTTGCAGTATACGCCGAACACGCACCCCTCGCCCGCGAGCCTCATGGTGGAATTGGCGCAAATCGCTCAGGACGGAATCGCGTTTGACCGTGAAGAACACGAACAGGGCATCATCTCGATCGCGGCCCCGATCCTTGACGGCAACGATCGCGTGATCGGCGCCGTTTCCATTGTAACCTCTACCACCCGCAAATCGCTGGATGATCTGTCGGTCTTCCGCCCTGCCCTGCTGGCCGCTACGGCGCGCATCGGGGCCGAGGCACACGACTGGCAATTTCCGGCGGTGTCATAA
- a CDS encoding ABC transporter ATP-binding protein has product MSGVTLENAIKKYGETQVIHGIDLEIEHGEFCVFVGPSGCGKSTLLRMVAGLEETSGGTIRIGERDVTHAEPSDRGVAMVFQTYALYPHMTVEENMGFGLKMNGHPKAEIKEKVSEASHILKLDEYLKRKPKALSGGQRQRVAIGRAIVRGPDVFLFDEPLSNLDAELRVDMRVEIARLHTEIGATMIYVTHDQVEAMTLADKIVVLRAGKIEQVGSPMTLYNDPDNKFVAGFIGSPAMNFLEGTVEGGKVRVPALDNRLVAPNVTLPADGTGVVIGLRPQDIAVSAGDSTLKLDLREQLGGVSYDYLKTPTGERIVVEMKGDADLPDGSNLALAFSDAAVMVFDAQSEARIR; this is encoded by the coding sequence ATGTCCGGCGTGACACTCGAAAATGCCATCAAGAAATATGGCGAAACCCAAGTCATCCACGGCATCGACCTGGAAATTGAACACGGCGAATTCTGCGTCTTCGTTGGTCCGTCAGGCTGCGGTAAGTCGACTTTGCTGCGCATGGTCGCGGGTCTCGAAGAAACCTCCGGCGGCACCATCCGGATTGGCGAGCGTGACGTTACCCACGCAGAACCGTCAGATCGCGGTGTGGCGATGGTTTTCCAGACATATGCACTTTATCCGCACATGACCGTCGAGGAGAACATGGGCTTCGGGCTGAAGATGAACGGTCACCCCAAGGCCGAGATCAAGGAAAAGGTATCGGAAGCGTCGCACATCCTGAAACTTGACGAATACCTCAAACGCAAGCCCAAAGCCCTGTCCGGGGGTCAGCGTCAGCGCGTGGCAATCGGGCGTGCCATTGTGCGCGGTCCGGATGTTTTTCTGTTTGACGAACCGCTGTCGAATCTTGACGCGGAATTGCGGGTCGACATGCGTGTGGAAATTGCGCGATTACACACGGAAATCGGCGCGACAATGATCTATGTGACGCACGATCAGGTCGAGGCGATGACCCTCGCCGACAAGATCGTCGTGCTGCGCGCGGGCAAGATCGAACAGGTCGGCAGTCCGATGACCCTCTACAATGATCCGGACAATAAATTCGTCGCCGGTTTCATCGGGTCACCCGCGATGAACTTCCTCGAAGGGACGGTAGAAGGCGGCAAGGTCCGCGTACCTGCGCTGGACAACAGGCTTGTCGCCCCGAACGTTACGCTGCCTGCGGACGGCACCGGCGTTGTGATTGGCCTGCGGCCTCAGGATATCGCGGTGAGTGCCGGTGACAGTACGCTGAAGCTGGATTTGCGCGAACAGCTGGGCGGTGTGTCGTACGATTATCTCAAGACGCCAACGGGCGAACGGATTGTCGTCGAGATGAAAGGCGATGCGGATTTGCCCGACGGCTCCAACCTCGCCCTTGCGTTCAGCGACGCTGCCGTAATGGTTTTCGACGCACAAAGCGAAGCACGTATCCGGTGA
- a CDS encoding ABC transporter substrate-binding protein produces the protein MFKRTKTFAAALAASTIIGAAAFASELVINTDTSDPAPKQAFQELIDGFKAENPDIDVTWNLFDHEGYKTSIRNFLTADAPDVANWYAGNRMLPYVNAGLFEPVDDVWEENGLSDQLASAKGSMTIDGKIWGVPYTYYQWGIYYRKDIFEEQGIEVPTNWEEFIAAGETLKAAGITPITIGTKYLWTAGGVFDYLNLRTNGYDFHMALTKGEVEWTDDRVKATMANWKELVDKEFFLENHAAFSWQEALAPMVQGDAAMYVMGNFAVAPLREAGLTDDQLGFFQFPMINPDVPMAEEAPTDTIHIPANAKNKENAKKFLAYVARAEVQTQINETLGQLPINSGSSVGDDKFLQAGYEMLSNTDGGIAQFFDRDAPAEMAKAGMEGFQEFMVKPERMDQILERLEKVRQRINK, from the coding sequence ATGTTCAAACGCACCAAGACCTTCGCGGCCGCATTGGCCGCATCCACAATTATCGGCGCAGCCGCATTCGCGAGCGAGTTGGTCATCAACACAGATACATCCGATCCTGCCCCAAAGCAGGCGTTTCAGGAACTGATTGACGGCTTCAAGGCCGAGAACCCTGACATTGACGTCACGTGGAACCTTTTCGATCACGAAGGGTACAAGACGTCGATCCGTAACTTCCTGACAGCGGATGCGCCCGATGTTGCCAACTGGTACGCCGGCAACCGCATGCTGCCTTACGTGAACGCGGGCCTGTTCGAGCCTGTCGACGACGTCTGGGAAGAGAACGGTCTGAGCGATCAGCTCGCGTCGGCCAAAGGGTCGATGACCATCGATGGCAAAATCTGGGGCGTGCCGTACACGTATTACCAGTGGGGCATCTACTACCGCAAAGACATCTTCGAAGAGCAGGGCATCGAAGTGCCCACCAACTGGGAAGAGTTCATCGCAGCCGGTGAAACGCTCAAGGCCGCAGGCATCACGCCGATCACCATCGGCACCAAGTACCTTTGGACGGCTGGCGGCGTCTTCGATTACCTGAACCTGCGCACAAACGGTTACGATTTCCACATGGCGCTGACCAAGGGCGAAGTCGAGTGGACCGACGATCGCGTCAAAGCGACAATGGCGAACTGGAAAGAGCTGGTCGACAAGGAATTCTTCCTCGAAAACCACGCCGCTTTCTCCTGGCAGGAAGCGCTGGCACCGATGGTGCAGGGCGACGCCGCGATGTACGTGATGGGCAACTTTGCTGTTGCACCGCTGCGCGAAGCGGGTCTGACGGATGATCAGCTGGGCTTCTTCCAGTTCCCGATGATCAACCCCGATGTGCCGATGGCCGAAGAAGCGCCGACAGACACGATCCACATTCCTGCAAACGCCAAGAACAAAGAGAACGCCAAGAAGTTCCTTGCTTATGTGGCGCGTGCAGAAGTGCAGACGCAGATCAACGAAACGCTGGGCCAGCTGCCGATCAACTCCGGTTCTTCCGTGGGGGACGACAAGTTCCTGCAAGCGGGCTACGAAATGCTGAGCAACACCGACGGTGGCATCGCCCAGTTCTTCGACCGTGACGCACCGGCCGAGATGGCCAAAGCCGGCATGGAAGGCTTCCAGGAATTCATGGTCAAGCCAGAGCGCATGGACCAGATCCTCGAGCGTCTCGAAAAAGTACGCCAGCGCATCAACAAGTAA